A section of the Macadamia integrifolia cultivar HAES 741 chromosome 9, SCU_Mint_v3, whole genome shotgun sequence genome encodes:
- the LOC122088945 gene encoding linoleate 13S-lipoxygenase 2-1, chloroplastic-like: protein MHVNWAGKNDKGDAKHESKSEVPATFGDVGAVLVENEHPTELFIRTIILNGSHTGPLTITCNSWSYLPSQTPSGLRKLREKELENLRGDGKGERKAFERIYDYDKYNDLGDPDINEELARPILGGEEHPYPRRCRTSRAPSNKDPLSEKRSLSIYVPRDEEFSDAKTLTFYSETINVGLDALLTQIRATLTDPNLGFPSFLAVDSLFTQGMKLPQAQNQ, encoded by the exons ATGCACGTTAATTGGGCGGGCAAAAATGATAAGGGGGATGCAAAACATGAAAGCAAGTCGGAGGTTCCTGCAACTTTTGGGGATGTGGGTGCAGTGCTTGTGGAGAATGAGCACCCCACGGAGCTCTTCATTAGGACCATTATCCTCAACGGATCTCACACTGGTCCTCTCACCATCACCTGCAACTCTTGG TCCTACTTGCCATCACAAACACCTAGTGGCTTGAGGAAGCTGAGAGAGAAGGAGCTTGAGAACCTTCGTGGCGATGGAAAGGGAGAACGAAAGGCGTTTGAGAGGATCTATGACTACGACAAGTACAATGACCTTGGAGATCCAGACATCAACGAGGAACTGGCAAGACCAATACTAGGTGGTGAGGAACACCCTTATCCAAGGCGTTGCAGAACAAGCCGGGCGCCTTCCAACAAAG ATCCATTATCAGAGAAAAGAAGTCTCAGCATATACGTGCCAAGGGACGAGGAATTCTCTGATGCCAAGACACTAACATTCTATAGTGAGACAATAAATGTCGGGTTGGATGCTTTGCTCACTCAGATCAGAGCTACTCTCACAGACCCCAATCTTGGATTCCCTTCCTTCCTCGCCGTTGATTCCCTCTTCACTCAAGGGATGAAGTTACCCCAAGCTCAAAATCAATGA